A genomic region of Gemmata massiliana contains the following coding sequences:
- a CDS encoding glycosyltransferase, with product MPDCVILDLAYTRVPDGIWSAPVPIVGLAGDWNLLWHSYQYLVPRCDLILTDTAGVERLAAAGHEHARAAFLYGIEPEYYESRSDAPERDIDVLFVGNLHPAVQRERHPWLARLAALSGRRNVVIRTGAFGADYTALLLRAKIVFNRSIRGELNRRTIEAAAAGALVFQEAGNREAPAAFRDRKECVYYTGADLEPLLEHYLSNHTEREEIAAAGRIAADAFRVDRAWDRILATVRENESALTARAAQRIGNPTPTSLRGRVWATLGESERTPDPTLAPTLSAAASSPDRPVGVYNLLGVTVARDALLSGTGERSAVQAAATAFRQAVQADPTDPVAKLNLVEAFVALGDQDEARRELRALLDWLARDEEPTDPESWEVPTFPPTFDLFRVEWERAGWTHAGDPKGLLAARRALIRWRANLLLAQEANFLPAYYEAVIARSDLPVSRAALGCALARAGDLNAAVGHLRHAVAGDPFDIGAARALFNALDDLGARDEAARLIADRRRLSQVAPQVVPPEAWFTDPAPDQPATGTTVRPRVSLCMIVKNEERNLPDCLASVRDLVEEVVVIDTGSTDRTREVESTFGARVFEFPWRDDFAAARNESVRRATGEWVFWMDADDRLDEPAREELKRLFAGLSEPAAYVMKCRCIASRAGGSETLVDHVRLFPNDPQLQWSYRVHEQILPSIRARGLPVHWADVTIRHVGYTNAALRQQKLDRDLRLLRLEDAERPDDPFTLFNLGSVYAELEQPAVALPLLRRSLVRSAPQDSIVRKLYALIVESERALGRPGEAQATCAAGLEVCPGDAELLFLEALCHRDAGAGDRATACLQKLLSEDGGKHFGSVEDGLRGHKARHLLALLANEAGRPEEARQHLQTAVENSPAFVPSWLGLAELALDGQRWDEVDRVATKLRELGPEAAAEAEFLVGRMHFAREAFGPAKVAASAAITAVPAAIAPRVLLSHVLLREGTDLPAAERALRDVLALDPNHLEAQHNLGILLARMAAP from the coding sequence ATGCCGGACTGTGTCATCCTGGACCTCGCATATACCCGTGTTCCGGATGGGATCTGGTCGGCGCCGGTTCCGATTGTTGGCCTCGCGGGTGACTGGAACCTGCTCTGGCACAGTTACCAGTACCTCGTCCCGCGGTGCGACCTCATTCTAACCGACACCGCCGGCGTGGAGCGGTTGGCCGCGGCCGGTCACGAGCACGCTCGCGCCGCGTTCCTTTACGGCATCGAGCCGGAGTATTACGAGTCGCGTTCCGATGCGCCCGAGCGCGACATTGATGTGCTATTCGTCGGCAACCTGCACCCCGCCGTCCAGCGCGAGCGGCACCCGTGGCTCGCCCGGCTCGCCGCGCTGTCCGGGCGCCGGAACGTAGTGATCCGCACCGGCGCGTTCGGGGCCGATTACACCGCTCTTTTGCTGCGCGCCAAAATCGTCTTCAATCGCTCCATTCGGGGCGAACTGAATCGCCGTACCATCGAGGCCGCAGCCGCCGGCGCACTGGTTTTCCAGGAAGCGGGTAACCGCGAGGCGCCTGCCGCGTTCCGCGACCGGAAGGAGTGCGTTTATTACACCGGTGCCGATCTCGAACCGCTCCTCGAACACTACCTCAGCAACCACACCGAACGCGAGGAGATCGCCGCCGCCGGCCGAATTGCCGCGGACGCATTCCGAGTCGACCGGGCCTGGGACCGTATTCTGGCGACCGTGCGCGAAAATGAGTCCGCGCTCACCGCACGGGCGGCCCAACGGATCGGGAATCCGACGCCGACAAGCCTTCGTGGTCGAGTTTGGGCGACGCTGGGGGAGTCCGAACGAACCCCCGACCCGACTCTCGCCCCGACACTATCGGCGGCGGCCTCCAGCCCGGACCGCCCGGTCGGGGTGTACAACCTGCTCGGGGTTACGGTGGCCCGCGACGCGCTGCTCTCGGGGACCGGGGAGCGATCGGCGGTTCAGGCGGCCGCGACCGCGTTCCGGCAAGCGGTGCAAGCCGATCCAACTGATCCCGTCGCCAAACTGAATCTCGTCGAGGCGTTCGTCGCACTGGGCGACCAGGACGAAGCGCGCCGCGAACTCCGGGCGCTCCTCGATTGGCTCGCACGCGACGAAGAACCGACCGACCCGGAATCGTGGGAGGTTCCGACGTTCCCGCCCACGTTCGACCTGTTCCGGGTCGAGTGGGAGCGGGCCGGGTGGACGCACGCGGGCGACCCCAAGGGCCTGCTCGCCGCGCGTCGGGCACTGATCCGGTGGCGCGCGAACCTGCTCCTCGCGCAAGAAGCCAACTTCTTGCCAGCGTACTATGAGGCGGTAATCGCGCGATCGGACTTGCCGGTTTCCCGCGCGGCGCTGGGGTGTGCGCTGGCCCGGGCGGGCGATCTGAACGCCGCCGTCGGGCACTTGCGGCACGCGGTCGCGGGCGACCCGTTCGATATCGGCGCGGCCCGGGCGCTGTTCAACGCGCTCGATGACCTCGGAGCACGGGACGAGGCCGCGCGCCTCATCGCGGACCGCCGCCGACTTTCTCAGGTGGCACCACAGGTCGTTCCGCCGGAGGCGTGGTTCACGGACCCAGCCCCCGACCAGCCGGCAACCGGCACAACAGTGCGGCCCCGCGTTTCGCTGTGCATGATCGTGAAGAACGAAGAGCGGAACCTCCCCGACTGCCTCGCGTCCGTGCGGGATCTCGTCGAAGAGGTGGTGGTTATCGATACCGGTTCGACCGACCGCACCCGCGAGGTGGAGTCCACCTTCGGCGCCCGGGTCTTCGAGTTCCCCTGGCGCGACGACTTCGCGGCCGCGCGGAACGAGTCCGTGCGCCGGGCGACCGGCGAGTGGGTGTTCTGGATGGACGCCGACGACCGGCTCGACGAACCGGCGCGCGAGGAACTGAAGCGCCTGTTCGCGGGCCTCTCCGAGCCCGCTGCTTACGTGATGAAGTGCCGGTGCATCGCGTCCCGCGCGGGCGGGAGCGAAACCCTCGTCGACCATGTCCGGCTGTTCCCGAACGACCCCCAGCTCCAGTGGAGTTATCGGGTTCACGAGCAGATTCTGCCGTCGATCCGGGCGCGCGGGCTCCCGGTCCACTGGGCCGACGTTACGATCCGCCACGTCGGGTACACGAACGCGGCGCTCCGGCAACAGAAACTCGATCGCGACCTGCGGCTGCTGAGGCTCGAGGACGCGGAGCGCCCGGACGACCCGTTCACGCTGTTCAATTTGGGGTCGGTCTACGCGGAACTTGAACAGCCGGCGGTCGCGCTTCCGTTACTGCGGCGCAGTTTGGTCAGGTCCGCTCCGCAAGATTCGATCGTCCGGAAATTGTACGCGCTCATTGTCGAGTCCGAACGCGCTCTGGGTCGGCCGGGGGAGGCGCAGGCCACTTGCGCGGCCGGGCTCGAGGTGTGCCCGGGGGACGCCGAATTACTCTTCCTTGAAGCCCTTTGCCACCGGGACGCTGGCGCGGGCGATCGCGCGACCGCGTGCCTTCAGAAGCTGCTATCCGAGGACGGCGGAAAACATTTCGGGAGCGTGGAAGACGGCTTGCGCGGGCACAAGGCGCGGCACCTGCTCGCGCTGCTCGCGAACGAGGCGGGCCGGCCGGAAGAGGCGCGGCAGCACCTTCAAACCGCCGTCGAGAACAGCCCCGCGTTCGTACCGAGCTGGCTCGGTCTCGCCGAACTCGCGCTCGACGGACAGCGATGGGACGAGGTGGACCGGGTCGCGACGAAGCTCCGCGAACTCGGCCCCGAGGCCGCGGCGGAGGCCGAGTTCCTCGTCGGCCGGATGCACTTCGCGCGCGAAGCGTTCGGGCCGGCCAAGGTCGCGGCTTCCGCGGCCATCACGGCGGTCCCCGCCGCGATTGCCCCGCGGGTGCTGCTCAGCCACGTTTTGCTCCGCGAGGGCACCGACCTGCCGGCGGCCGAGCGCGCGTTGCGGGACGTGCTCGCGCTCGACCCGAACCACCTCGAAGCGCAACACAATTTGGGCATCCTTTTGGCTCGTATGGCCGCCCCGTGA